The Eleutherodactylus coqui strain aEleCoq1 chromosome 13, aEleCoq1.hap1, whole genome shotgun sequence genome includes a window with the following:
- the PPP1R27 gene encoding LOW QUALITY PROTEIN: protein phosphatase 1 regulatory subunit 27 (The sequence of the model RefSeq protein was modified relative to this genomic sequence to represent the inferred CDS: deleted 1 base in 1 codon): MCGIGHQYSDLRYTVTIPKKWLGNLPRFVAKEINPDSAQVEIASLTALALSSPSATPDHGILKMRYYPTRRTSRSLRSTRTVRFPNDVLFLDHIRQGDLEQVGRFIRARKVTLDTIYLTGMGALHEAVLSGNLECVKLLIKYGADIEQRDENGWTPLHMACSDAYPHIARYLLSLGAEKEVVNSDGEKPCELIDSDCEELVQLFSTKEGD; this comes from the exons ATGTGTGGAATTGGTCATCAGTATTCGGATCTGCGTTACACAGTTACGATCCCTAAAAAG TGGCTTGGGAATTTACCACGATTTGTGGCAAAGGAGATAAACCCTGATTCTGCTCAAGTGGAAATAGCTTCATTGACAGCGCTGGCGCTAAGTTCACCTTCCGCGACCCCCGATCACGGCATCCTCAAGATGAGGTACTATCCCACCCGCAGGACTTCACGCAGTCTGAGGTCAACGCGGACAGTGCGTTTTCCGAACGACGTGCTTTTTCTGGATCATATTCGACAAGGTGACCTGGAACAAGTTGGGAGGTTTATACGAGCTCGAAAGGTGACGTTGGATACAATCTACCTAACAG GCATGGGTGCTCTGCACGAAGCCGTCCTCTCCGGGAACCTAGAGTGCGTGAAGCTGCTAATAAAATATGGCGCAGACATAGAACAGAGGGATGAAAATGGCTGGACTCCCTTGCACATGGCTTGTAGTGATGCATACCCACACATCGCCAG GTACCTACTCTCTCTCGGAGCCGAAAAAGAAGTTGTGAACAGCGATGGAGAGAAGCCGTGTGAACTGATAGACTCTGACTGCGAGGAGTTGGTGCAGCTCTTCTCTACCAAGGAGGGCGACTGA